In Bacillus pumilus, the sequence CCCGAATGCACTGTTTTAGACCGCCATCAATGTCAAGCTCCTGCATACAAGTGACAGGCACATATGTCCAGCCTTCAAACTGACGAAGTGCTTTTGCCGGAAAAACGGAGTGAATATCTTGTGTAGCTGAAATCAAGATCTGCACGACACGCTCTGGATCTACTTGGTTTTTTGAAATAATGGCTTCTAGCAGCTGTTTCGTTTTGTTTAACACTTCTTTTTCTGTATCTTCTGTCACAGTTGTAGCCCCACGTATCCCTCGAAACATCATAGACACCCCTCCTCCCGTTTCCATTCTTCGAGCCAATGATACAGCTCATCTTTTGTGAAAGAATGCAGGGTAGCGTCTCCAACCTGTTTTAATAAAACAAATTGAACACTGCCCCCTCTTGCCTTTTTATCACCAATCATGCGATCAACAAATGTTTTCGTTGAAATATCTTGCGTGACTTGTACTGGGAATCCCAGTTCGTTCATCCACATTTTTAGTTCCTTACGATGAAGGCGGAGTCCTAGTTGCTTTTCGCTCACATATAAAGCAAACTGCATGCCAATCGCAATTGCATCTCCGTGAGTGATGGCTCCGTATCCATACTCCGCTTCAATGGCATGCCCAAGTGTATGGCCTAAATTCAAATATGCGCGCACGCCTTGTTCTTTTTCGTCTTCTTGAACAATCGATGCTTTGACTTGGATCCCTTGATACAGCATATGTGCCAGCTCGCCCTTTGATAATTCGGTCAAAGAACGAATGGACATCAGTTCTGATAAAAAGTCTTCACTTGAAATCAGCGCATGTTTGATGACCTCAGCGAAGCCCGATCTCAGCTCAATTTGAGAAAGTGTCTCAAGCATACTCGTATCATAGATCACAGCTTTCGGCTGATGAAACGCACCTATTAAATTTTTACCAAGCGGATGATTGATCCCTGTTTTCCCGCCGACTGCACTGTCATGTGCCAGCAGGGTCGTCGGAACTTGAATAAAATCAATGCCTCTCATATAAGTGGCAGCAGCAAAGCCAGCCAAATCCCCAATTACGCCTCCTCCCAGCGCAATGATGCACGAGGAGCGATCGAGCTGAAATTGAATGGCTTTCGTATGAATATGCTCAAACTGCACAAAAGATTTCGATTGTTCTCCGTTTGGAACCACCACTTTTTGTACAGACCACTTCTGTTCAAGTAATCGCACCATTTCATCACCGTAAATAGCATCAACGGCTGAATCTGTGATGATCATGAGCTTGGTAAAGGAATGCCCAGTGGAAGTCATCAAGTCTACGATATTGCGTTTAATCCCATCACCGATATATACAGGATAAGTGGCTGAAGACGTCTTCACTTCCAGTGTTTTCATTAAAACTCCCTCTGAAGCTGGCGCATTTTTTCAACATTTTCTTTAATGCGATCTATTTGGTCAAGACCAAACTGCTCAACGACTGCATTGGCAATTTCCCATGCCACGACTGCTTCTGCGACAACACTTGCGGCAGGAACAGCACAGCTATCAGAACGCTCAATACTTGCAGAGAAAGGCTCTTTCGTTTCAATATCAACGCTTTGAAGCGGCTTATAAAGAGTTGGGATTGGCTTCATGACCCCTCTAACGACAATCGGCATGCCAGTTGACATTCCGCCTTCAAGACCACCTAAGCGATTTGTTTTTCTCGTATAGCCTTTTTCTTCATCCCAGATGATTTCATCATGGACCTCACTGCCATTTTTAGAAGCCGCCTCGAAGCCAATACCGAATTCAACCCCTTTAAAAGCGTTGATGCTAAGGACAGCGCCCGCGAGCTTGCTGTCCAATTTGCGGTCATAATGAACATAGCTGCCAACTCCAACTGGCATACCTTCAACAATCACTTCGACAATGCCGCCAATCGAATCGCCATTTTTCTTAGCTTCATCGATGGCATCCATCATTTTTTGACCTGCTTCACTGTCATAACAACGAACTGGTGATTCTTCTGTTACCTTTTGCAAATCTTCAATAGACTCATATGCAGTATCAGCTGCTTTCACTCCGCCAATTTCAAGGACGTGACCAGCTATCTTGATCCCTAGATGAGCTAAGATTTGTTTGGCTACTGCTCCTGCTGCCACGCGAACTGTAGTCTCGCGGGCTGATGAACGCTCTAATACGTTTCGCATATCACGGTGACCATATTTAATCGCACCATTTAAATCCGCATGTCCTGGTCTTGGACGGGAGATTTGACGCTTCATTTCACTCTCTTCTTCCTCAGTGATCGGCTCTGCCCCCATCACCTTTGTCCAGTGTTTCCAGTCATTATTTTCAACAACAAGTGTAATAGGAGAACCTAATGTTTTCCCGTGGCGAACACCACTTAACACTTTTGCTTGATCTTTTTCGATTTGCATTCTTCTTCCGCGGCCATGACCTTTCTGTCTTCTAGCCAGTTCATAATTGATATCATCCTGCTCTATGTAAAGTCCCGCTGGAACTCCTTCAATAATTGTGGTCAGTTGTGGACCATGTGATTCACCTGCTGTTAAGTACCTCATGACTTAATCTCCCTTCATCGCATTAACGCTTTTAAGTAAAACTATGATAACACACTTGCTACTAAAAAGTCAGCTAGATACCCTTCTTTTGATAAAAGAAAGTATCAGCAGATGTCAGTCCAAACTTTTCCGGGTGAAAAATTTGTTCTGTAGAGCCAACAAATAACACACCATTTTGCTTTAAACTGTTGCTCATTTTCAAGTAAATCTCTTCTTTCGCCTCTTCTGTAAAATAAATAAGTACATTTCGGCAGACGATGAGATCAAGCTGTTTTTCATATGGATCTGCTAAAAGGTTGTGCTTCTTAAATTGAATGTGCTTTCGAATCTCATCTTTCACAGTGTAAAATGAAGAATCTTCTTTTGTGAAATATTTTTGTTTGATCTGATCTGGCACCTCTTGCAGAGAGCGTTCATGATATCTTCCTTTTTGTGCTGATTGCAGGACTTTATCATCAATATCAGTTGCAATAATTTGGAAGTCCTTCACAAGAGGATGACTTGACAGCAGCATCGAAAGGGTATACGGTTCTTCTCCTGTCGAGCATGCTGCACTCCATATCTTTACGTTTCCACTATTTTTTAAAAGCAGCGGAAGAATTTTTTGCTCAAGTACTTCCCAGCGCTGATAGTTTCGGTAAAATTCTGACACATTAATGGTCATTCTGTCCATTGTTTCATCTAACAGCACTCTATCCTTTTCAAGAGCAGCCGCGAATGTTTCAAAATCTTTATATCCTTTTTTATCATAAAGTGATGTTAATCTTCGTTTCATTTGTGCTTCTTTATAGAGATTCAGATCAACCCCGGTTAGTTTTTTCCATTTTCCAACAAATACTTGATATTGATCCATCAATGTCCTCTCCTGTCTCATCTATCTTTGTCCTAGTATAGCTGTTTTTATCAAAAATTTGTATCATCTCATGCGAAATTTCGTATAGAAATATCAATATAAAAAAGCCAAAGTGCTCAATTGATGAACACCTTGGCTTGAACCTTAATAAATCCAGCTTGAGATGGTTTGATCCCAGTTTGTGAGTTCTTCTTGTTTAAAGAATAAGTTGATTTCTCTTTCAGCACTTTCTGGTGAGTCTGAGCCATGGATAATGTTTTTTCCAACGGTTAACCCATAATCTCCTCTTATTGTGCCAGGCAGTGCTTCTTTCGGGTTTGTTTTTCCAATAATCTGCCTTGTCACGTCTACTACCTGTTCACCTTGCCATACCATAGCAAATACAGGTCCTGACGTAATAAAGTCAACCAATTCTCCGAAAAATGGTTTTTCTTTATGCTCTCCGTAATGTGTTTCTGCTACTTCTTTCGGAATACTCATTAGTTTTGCACCAACAAGCTGAAGTCCCTTTTTTTCGAACCTTGACACAATTTCACCGATTAATTGTCTTTCAACACCATCAGGTTTAACCATAAGAAATGTTTTGTCCATATACGTTTTCCACCCCGTCGTTATGTATGTATAGGCTTACATTGTTACAGAGTGATCGTATCATTTTTTTTTGTAATAATCAATTTTTGACAAAAAATTTCACAAAAAAACCAATCAACCAAAAGTTGATTAGAATTTTCGTTTCCCAATATATTTTGCAATGGAGGCTAATGACGTTTTCGCTCGTCCACGTGGAAGCTTGTCAAGCTGTTCAAATGCCTTTTTCAAATACATTTCACTCACTCGAATGGAGCGGTCAATCGCATCTGTTTGTTTGAGATGTTCAATTACAGGCTTCAGCTGCTTTTCGGTCGTTTCGCTATTAATCAGCTTCAATTGTCCTTCTAGTGTCGGATCCTTTAGTGCATATAAGACTGGAAGTGTGACATTCCCTTGTAAAAGGTCTCCGCCAACAGGCTTCCCTAGCTCTTCTTCAGTTGATGTGAAGTCAAGGACATCATCAATGATCTGGTAAGACATGCCAACATAGTATCCAAACCAGTAAAGGGCTTTATGTGTTTTTTCATCTGTCCCTGCTGCAATGGCACCTAATTGACAGCTGCCTGCAATGAGCAAGGCTGTTTTTCTCTTAATTCTTCTTAAATATGTACGAAGGTTTTGATCCATGTTGTATTTGTCTTTTACTTGCTCTATTTCACCAAGACAGAGCTCGACAACCATTTTTGACAAAATTTCATGTGCCATTGGGTGATTGATCTTTGTCATGTACTCAAGCGATCGTGCAAACAAGTAATCCCCTGTGTACATGGCAATTCTATTGTCCCATTTTGCCTTAATCGTTGGCTTTCCTCTTCTCAGCTCTGCATCATCAATGACATCATCATGAACAAGCGATGCCATATGAATTAATTCCAGGGCAACAGCAACATATTTAATTTTATTAATGTCATAGTCGCCAAACATGCCTGAAAGGAGAACAAAAACGGGGCGGATTCGTTTTCCGCCCGCTTGCAGCAAATGAAGACCTGCTTCACTTAATAATGCATAATCAGAGCGAACTGTTTGTTCAAGCTCTTTTTCAATTATATCGATATCATGATTTAAAAAAGAGATCATTGCTTTTAGTTTCATTATCTTCACCCAAATATCGTTTATTCAAAGCTTCTTTCCGATATGTGTTGCTGCTACACCGCCTGTAAATGGATGATACGAGACATCAGACAAACCGGCCTCTTCGAAAAGAGCCGCCAGCTCTTTCATGCCAGGGAACGTTTTGGCTGATTCTTGAAGCCATGAATACTCCTGATAGCTTTTGGCAAACAGCTTACCAAAAAGCGGCATGATGTATTTGAAATAGACATAATAGCCTTGTTTAAAGCCAATCATCTCAGGCTGTGATGTCTCAAGGCAGACAACCATTCCACCAGGCTTCACCACTCTTGTCATTTCCTTTAACACCGTTAAGTAATCAGGGACATTTCGAAGACCAAAACCAATTGTCACATAATCAAATGTGTTATCCTCAAAAGGAAGCTCCATTGCATTGCCATGGATCAATTCAATTTGATTGTAGCCCCCTGTCTTCACCTTCGTTTCACCAACACTCAGCATATTTTTACTAAAATCAAGGCCTTTGACCTCGCCCTTTTCTCCGGCAGCGTCTGCAAGCGCAATGGTCCAATCGGCTGTCCCGCAGCATACATCTAATGCTTTGGCTCCTTTTTGAACATTCATGAGCTTCATTGTTTTATCGCGCCATTTTTTATGCTGTTTAAAGCTGATGACAGAGTTCATCTGATCATAGTTTTTATAAATTTTTTCAAATACACCGTGTACTCGCTGTTCTTTTGATTGCTGCATGACTTACCCTTCTTCCACTTTCTGATGGTACGCAGGCTCATTTTTCATATGATCCAAGCGATTTAATAGCTCTTTTTGAACGACCGGAGATGAATCAAGATACTTCTTGATCGGCAGTTTGGCTTGCTCATAGCCTTCATTCTCAAAGTTGTCAAAACATGTATAGGCGTCCGTATAGCTATCGTTCAAAAAAAGTTTTAAATGTTTGTCATCTTCTGCTTGTTTCATAAAACGCTTATAAACAAGGAAACGACTTGCAATCTCATTCCAATGCGTTAATTGAAAATGCTCAGAAATCCTTTGGAATAGCGCAGACTCCACTGTAGCTACACTTTTGTAAAAGTGCGCTGCATCTTGAATGGATCGATCATACAGTCTAATTTTATGTTCATTAATCTCTTTAATTGCCGTAGCGAGCGTGCGGATCATGTAAATGTCTTTCATGTCAGAGAGAAGAGAATAATAGAGACCGCTGAAATAGTCTCCTGCTAGGATGGTCAGCTGACGATTTTTGAATTCGTCTTGTTTGATGGCTGCAGCAGTTGTGACTTCGTCATGGGTATCAAGGGCAATTTGCACAAGCATCGCCGTTAGAATATAATTTTCTTTTTTCTCTGCATCAATTTGAGCTTCATCAAACATAGCATGAAAAAGAAGGAGCTTATCTTCATCGATGAGTGGCGCACGCAAATGCTTTGCCAAATAAGGATGAGAAAGCTTTTTATTTAATTTTATATTTAGATTAGATAAAATTCCGTAGATGTCTTGCAAAGATATCACCCTTGTCCCAAAAATTACAGTTTCATATGTAGCCCTGCACATTGTATAGAGATTTATTATACCATATGAGCTCTCACTTTTATGCTATCAAGTGCATACTCGTGCTCTATTTCTTTGCTTCGCTTTGAATTTCACCGAAGCTTGTTTGAATGACAGCATCGCCTCTTACTTTGATGGCTGACGTATGCTCAGTAAATTGTGCGATAATGACTTCACCTTTATCGAGCTTTTCGGAATGGTGAAATCTTGTATCAGAGCCTCTAGTTAAGCCGATTACGTTTACACCATTATCAATGGCTTTAATGACCACAAAATCAGATGCTTTTTTTTCACTCAATCTGTTCACCTTCCATCTATTGATTAGTCGTTTTTAATAAAGGAAAGCACTTCTGCTCTTGCTGCCGCATCCTTTGCAAATGTGCCGCGCACTGCTGATGTGACCGTTTTGGCACCAGGCTTTTTCACTCCGCGCATCGTCATGCACATATGCTCAGCTTCAACGACAATCATCACACCATGCGGATTTAGTGTTTCCACCATACTATCTGCAATGGTTGATGTAATGCGTTCCTGAAGCTGCGGGCGCTTTGCAACGGCCTCTACTGCTCTTGCAAGCTTGCTAAGTCCCGTTACTTTCCCGCCGCGCGGAATATAAGCGACATGGGCTTTTCCATAGAAAGGTACAAGGTGGTGTTCACACATTGAATGGAAAGCAATATCTTTTACAAGAACGAGTTCTTCATGATCTTCACCAAAAATGGTTTTAAAATGTTCTTTTGGATCTTCATTTAATCCCGAAAACACTTCTTCATACATTTTTGCTACTCGTTTTGGGGTATCAAGAAGTCCTTCACGATCCGGATCTTCTCCGATTGCTTTTAATATATCGCGTACAGCGTGTTCGATTAGTTCTTTATTTATTTCACTCATGTATTATATCCTCCAAAGGCGATTACATTTCAATCAGATTCTAGCACACTTCAGATCCTAAAAGCAAAGGAGAGCGTTCTAAACGAACCTTTTGAATCAAAAGGAAAAGCCCCTTATCGAAGGGGCTTTTCTAGACTAGTGTGAAACTGTATATGTATAACTCCTTAAATAGGATGATTACACATAACGATTATTTACCTGCCACCGCATCTTTAAGTGCTTTACCTGGTTTGAAAGCAGGTACTTTGCTTGCAGGGATTTCGATCTCTGCACCAGTTTGTGGGTTACGTCCTTTACGAGCTGAACGCTCACGTACTTCAAAGTTACCAAAACCGATAAGTTGGATTTTGTCACCATTTTTAAGTGCATCTAAAATTGTATCAAAAACAGAGTCAACTGCTTTTGTCGCGTCTTTTTTAGATAACTCGCTTGCTTCAGCAACCGCGTTAATAAGTTCTGTCTTGTTCATGCCTTTCACCTCCTCCCAAAAATATGCATTCAGTAGATTGTTATCATTTCTTCACAATTCATCTTCTTTCTATACACTTTTTTTGAAAAAAAGAGCGTCTAGAAAGCGTCATACATGGCTTTTCATTAGAAAACTACTCTTTGAAGGAATGTTTGTCCAACAAAGTGAAGATTTTCTGTAAGTAGATTAACACATATGAAATACCATATCAAGCATTTTAAAGGGAAGAATCCTTATTCGTCAAGGATTAAGGGCACTTTTGCGAACGAATATTCCTAATTTCAGCCTGAATCTGACTAATCTTTATACAATTGTCTTTTTATGACTCATATAGCACGCAAAAAAAGACCCCTATCAAAGAGAGGTCTCACATGTTATAGAATAATCGCGATCAGACCGCCTGATCCTTCGTTGATGATTCTTTCAAGCGTTTCCTTCAGCTTATATCTTGCATTTTCTGGCATCAGAGACAGCTTTGCTTGAATGCCTTCTCTGACAAGGGAGCTGAGTGAGCGTCCAAATATATCTGAATTCCAAATCGAAAGCGGATCATCTTCAAAGTCTTGCATTAAGTAGCGGACAAGCTCTTCACTTTGTTTTTCTGTTCCGATAATCGGTGCAAATTCGCTCTCTACATCCACCTTAATCATATGAATAGATGGAGCAACTGCTTTTAATCTCACGCCGAATCTTGATCCTTGCCTAATGATTTCAGGCTCATCTAAACTCATATCTGATAAAGCTGGCGCTGCAATCCCATAGCCAGTTTGCTTCACCATTTTTAATGCGTCTGACACTTGATCATATTCTGTCTTTGCATGCGCAAAATCTTGCATGAGCTCTAGAAGGTGGTCTTTGCCCCTAATTTCCACACCAACCACTTCTTTTAGGATATGATCATATAGATCATCTGGCGCATACAGGTCAATTTCTGCGATTCCCTGACCCATTTCAATACCCGCTAAGCCCGCTCTTTCAATAAAGTCAAATTCACTGAATTGACCTACGACGCGGTCGACATCTCTTAATCTTTTAATATCCTTTACGGTTTCCTTCACTGAATCCTGATAACTCTCTCTTAGCCAATGGTCTTCTTTTAGCACCATGACCCAGCTTGGCAGGTTCACATTCACCTCAAGCACTGGGAATTCATACAATGCTTCACGAAGAACACTGAGTACGTCTTGCTCTCTCATACTTTCCACACTCATGGCAAGTACTGGAATATCATATTTTTGGCTGAGTTCCTGCCGCAGTGCTTCTGTTTCAGGATGATATGGTCTCACGGAGTTGATCACCATAATAAATGGCTTTCCAACTTCTTTGAGTTCATCAATCACACGTTCTTCAGATTCAATATAGTCATGTCTTGGGATTTCGCCAATTGATCCGTCTGTTGTAATCACAACACCGATGGTTGAATGCTCTTGAATGACCTTGCGTGTACCAATCTCTGCTGCTTCATGAAATGGGATTGGTTCCTCATACCACGGTGTGTTGATCATTCTCGGTCCATTTTCATCTTCATACCCGCGTGCACCAGGGACTGTGTATCCTACACAATCGACAAGCCTGATGTTGACATCAAGACCGTCACTCACGTGAATAGATGCCGCTTGATTTGGCACAAATTTTGGCTCTGTGGTCATAATGGTTTTTCCTGCTGCGCTTTGCGGCAATTCATCCTGTGCTCTTGCACGGTCTGCCTCATTATTGATATTCGGGAGCACCACGAGCTCCATAAACTTTTTAATAAACGTAGATTTCCCTGTACGAACAGCTCCAACGACTCCTAAATATATATCGCCTCCTGTTCGTTCAGCGATATCCTTGAAAATATCGACTTTTTCCAAGTGATCCCCTCCCGGACTTGCTATCCTCGTTTTCAAATAAAATACTCTATACTTCAATCAAACTGTGCTTGAAAGGTGTCTGGACAATATATGTGTATGACGTTGTCCTATTTGAATATGACACCTTTTTTGTTTTGAGAGTAAGTTTAGCCATAAAAAAACCTTTCTCCTCATTTATATGCAGAGGAAAAAGGTTCATTCTTGTTTATGACGTCTTTTTTTCTAAAAAAGCAGGCTCACCTTTTTTATTGATTGTATATGGGACAGAAAATGCCGGTACAAACGGGGTTTCCTGCCAATATACATCTTGAATGTTTTCACCTGGTTTCAGCTTTTGTTTTGTGTTTTTCAAAATATGAGCAAAATCACTGCGATAGTCCACATAGATTTCGCCATTTGATGAAATGAGTAATGGGAGGGAATTCCCCGTAACAGGACTCATGACCGTAGGCGGCGCTTTTAATCCTAGTTTTTTTTCATTTAACGTATATAAATTTTTGGACACCACTTTGCCGTAGGGCGGATATGTATGTTCGTCTTGATATATTTTGATTCTAAGCCGTAATTCACTGATGGTTTGCGTCATTTTGACATCAAGCAGTTTCACAGTTGGTTTTTTTTCGACGTCTGTGAGGACATAAATATATTCGCCTCCGCCTTCAAAGGATGTAGACGGTACATCGTGTAAATACCTTGGTGATAAGCGCTTAAAGTCGATGACGTACTTCTGATAAACTGGCGTTTCTGCTTCTTTTGTTTCAATTGGCAAAAGACCATTTGTCGCTTTTTGAAACTCCTCGATCGCTGTCTGCACGCTTTGCAGCTGCTCCTCGTATGGCACCCGGCTTTCAGCTTTGCGATTCTCTGGATAAAGACATCCTGTAAGTAAAATAAGTGCTAACAACGTGACACTGACTTTCGCTTTGATCATCACATTCTTCCTTTTTCTTTATTCATTGACCGGCCCGCTAAATACAACTAAAAAGACAATGATCCCTGATATGAGCATCAAGCTGTATGCGACGGTCGAGGCTGTTATTTTCAGAAATCGGCTTTTCAGCTTAAACCTGCTGAAATAGATGGTTACTACGGCTAAAAACATGAGCCCCATTGAACCAAGCGCAAACCACATCTTGATTAAAGCAAAACTCATCGTGCCTGTCCCCCTTCAAAACGAACAAATTGTAAGCGTTTATATTTCATTCTAAACCAAAAATAAGGTAAATATCAATCATTTTTCCAATCATTCAGGAAAAAGCGCATAAAAAAACTGAAGCAAAGAGGGGGACTCTGCTTCAGTCATTAAGTCGACTATTTTTCCTCATTCTGTAGAGGCAAAGCTCTATTCAAACTTCATTGCTATGTTATGCAAGTCTTCCCCTTCTTGCATCCTCTACATGCCTAAGTTCAGTCTTCCAATTATTTTGTTTGGTTTTCGAACATGTTCACAAGGTCTTCCATCTCATGTGTTTTCACACGTGCCATCAGTGATTCTACAGCATCGTCTACCTTTTTCCCTTCAAACAGGACATGGTAAAGCGCTTCTGTAATGGGCATGCTGACCTTGTATTCTTTGGAGAGCTGGTATGCGCCTTTTGTTGTGCGGACGCCTTCGACAACCATCCCCATTTTTTCAAGTACTTCTTCAAGCTTATAGCCTTTACCGAGTAAATTCCCGCAGCGCCAGTTACGCGAATGAACACTTGTACATGTGACGATCAAATCTCCAACGCCTGTTAAACCGGCAAATGTAAGAGGATTCCCTCCCATTTTTGTACCAAGACGTGCGATTTCAGCCAGTCCTCTTGTGATGAGTGCCGCTTTCGCATTGTCACCATATCCAAGTCCGTCAGTGATCCCTGCCGCAAGGGCAATGATATTTTTCAGTGCTCCGCCAATTTCTACACCAATCACATCAGGATTTGTGTACACTCTAAAGTTGTTGTTCATGAACAAATCTTGAACAAATTGAGCCGCTTCAATATTTTCTGATGAGACAGTGACTGTTGTCGGATGACGCAAGCCTACTTCTTCTGCATGACTCGGTCCTGATAGAACAACCACAGCTTCTCTTTGCGCTGCTGGGACTTCCTGTTCAATCATTTGAGAAATTCTGAGAAGCGTATCTGGTTCAATTCCCTTACTGACATGAACAAATGGCACTTTCGCTGAGATCAGCTCATTTGCCTGCTTCAATACTTCACGAATGGCCTTTGTTGGCACAGCGACAATAATCGCATCTGTCCCCTCTAAAGCCTGCTTCATATCTGTTGTCGCCTTAATAGACGCTGGCAGTGCGACATTTGGCAAGTAATCAAGGTTTTCATGTTTCTCATTGATTTGATCAATCAACTCTTGTCTATGTCCCCACATGTGTACATCATGATGATTATCAGCTAATACAAGCGCAAGAGCTGTTCCCCAGCTGCCTGCTCCAAGTACTGAAATTTTCTTCATCCTGCTCACCCTTTTTATTTTCTCGCTCTCGCAAATATTTTAATCGGTGTTCCTTCAAAACCAAATGCATCTCGAATCCGGTTTTCTAAGAAACGCTCATAAGAAAAGTGCATAAGCTCTGGATCGTTTACAAACACAACAAAGGATGGAGGCTTGATGGCCACCTGTGTTGCATAGTAAATTTTCAGGCGCTGTCCATTATGGGTCGGCGTTGGATTCATCGCAACGGCATCCATGATAATATCGTTCAAAATATTGGTTTGAACGCGCATCGCATGATTCTCACTAGCTGTAATGATCGACGGCATTAACGTATGAATTCTCTTTTTCGTGAGAGCCGACATGAATAAAACAGGTGCATAATCAAGGAATTGAAAATGCTCGCGAATATTTTGCTCAAATTCCTTCATGGTACGCTCATCTTTTTCAACAGCATCCCATTTGTTCACAATGATCACAACGGCTTTACCGGCTTCATGTGCGTAGCCTGCAATACGTTTATCCTGCTCAATAATGCCCTCTTCACCATCAAGAACAACACCAACCACATCAGAACGATCAATGGCTTTTAATGCACGTAGCACACTGTATTTCTCTGTTGTTTCATACACTTTCCCTTTTTTTCTCATACCTGCTGTATCGACAATGACAAAGTCACGCTGATTGTACGTAAACATCGTATCGACAGCATCTCTTGTTGTACCAGCGATGTTGCTCACAATCACGCGTTCTTCCCCGAGCATAGCATTCACCAAAGAAGATTTCCCTACATTCGG encodes:
- a CDS encoding NAD(P)H-dependent glycerol-3-phosphate dehydrogenase encodes the protein MKKISVLGAGSWGTALALVLADNHHDVHMWGHRQELIDQINEKHENLDYLPNVALPASIKATTDMKQALEGTDAIIVAVPTKAIREVLKQANELISAKVPFVHVSKGIEPDTLLRISQMIEQEVPAAQREAVVVLSGPSHAEEVGLRHPTTVTVSSENIEAAQFVQDLFMNNNFRVYTNPDVIGVEIGGALKNIIALAAGITDGLGYGDNAKAALITRGLAEIARLGTKMGGNPLTFAGLTGVGDLIVTCTSVHSRNWRCGNLLGKGYKLEEVLEKMGMVVEGVRTTKGAYQLSKEYKVSMPITEALYHVLFEGKKVDDAVESLMARVKTHEMEDLVNMFENQTK
- the spoIVA gene encoding stage IV sporulation protein A; translated protein: MEKVDIFKDIAERTGGDIYLGVVGAVRTGKSTFIKKFMELVVLPNINNEADRARAQDELPQSAAGKTIMTTEPKFVPNQAASIHVSDGLDVNIRLVDCVGYTVPGARGYEDENGPRMINTPWYEEPIPFHEAAEIGTRKVIQEHSTIGVVITTDGSIGEIPRHDYIESEERVIDELKEVGKPFIMVINSVRPYHPETEALRQELSQKYDIPVLAMSVESMREQDVLSVLREALYEFPVLEVNVNLPSWVMVLKEDHWLRESYQDSVKETVKDIKRLRDVDRVVGQFSEFDFIERAGLAGIEMGQGIAEIDLYAPDDLYDHILKEVVGVEIRGKDHLLELMQDFAHAKTEYDQVSDALKMVKQTGYGIAAPALSDMSLDEPEIIRQGSRFGVRLKAVAPSIHMIKVDVESEFAPIIGTEKQSEELVRYLMQDFEDDPLSIWNSDIFGRSLSSLVREGIQAKLSLMPENARYKLKETLERIINEGSGGLIAIIL
- a CDS encoding DUF2768 domain-containing protein: MSFALIKMWFALGSMGLMFLAVVTIYFSRFKLKSRFLKITASTVAYSLMLISGIIVFLVVFSGPVNE
- the hbs gene encoding non-specific DNA-binding protein Hbs, coding for MNKTELINAVAEASELSKKDATKAVDSVFDTILDALKNGDKIQLIGFGNFEVRERSARKGRNPQTGAEIEIPASKVPAFKPGKALKDAVAGK
- the der gene encoding ribosome biogenesis GTPase Der; the protein is MGKPVVAIVGRPNVGKSTIFNRIAGERISIVEDTPGVTRDRIYSSAEWLNYDFNLIDTGGIDIGDEPFLAQIRHQAEIAMDEADVIIFMVNGRDGVTSADEEVAKILYRTKKPVVLAVNKLDNPEMRSDVYDFYALGFGEPYPISGTHGLGLGDLLDAVAEHFKNLPDTQYDEEVVQFCLIGRPNVGKSSLVNAMLGEERVIVSNIAGTTRDAVDTMFTYNQRDFVIVDTAGMRKKGKVYETTEKYSVLRALKAIDRSDVVGVVLDGEEGIIEQDKRIAGYAHEAGKAVVIIVNKWDAVEKDERTMKEFEQNIREHFQFLDYAPVLFMSALTKKRIHTLMPSIITASENHAMRVQTNILNDIIMDAVAMNPTPTHNGQRLKIYYATQVAIKPPSFVVFVNDPELMHFSYERFLENRIRDAFGFEGTPIKIFARARK